A window of Lagenorhynchus albirostris chromosome 11, mLagAlb1.1, whole genome shotgun sequence contains these coding sequences:
- the SPIC gene encoding transcription factor Spi-C has translation MACVEQDKLGQAFEDAFEVLRQHSTGDLQYSSDYRNYLAFINHCSHVRGNSNSYGVLPTEEPVYNWRTVINSAADLYFEGNIHQSLQNIPENQLVQPTLLQQKGGKGRKKLRLFEYLHESLCNPEMASCIQWIDQTKGIFQFVSKNKEKLAQLWGKRKGNRKTMTYQKMARALRNYGRTGEVIKIRRKLTYQFSEAILQRLSPSYFLEEEIFYSQCVQPDQGYLSLNNWNANYNYTYATYHDLSHPDC, from the exons ATG GCTTGTGTTGAACAAGACAAGCTGGGTCAAGCATTTGAAGATGCTTTTGAAGTACTGAGGCAACATTCAACTGGTGATCTTCAGTACTCCTCAG ATTACAGAAATTACCTGGCTTTCATCAACCACTGTTCTCATGTCAGAGGAAATTCCAACAGCTATGGTGTGCTGCCCACAGAGGAACCGGTCTACAATTGGAGAACAGTAATA AACAGTGCTGCGGACCTCTATTTTGAAGGAAATATTCATCAGTCTCTGCAGAACATCCCTGAAAACCAGCTGGTGCAACCTACTCTTCTCCAGCAAAAGGGAGGAAAAG GCAGGAAGAAGCTCCGACTGTTTGAATACCTTCATGAATCCCTGTGTAATCCCGAGATGGCATCTTGTATTCAATGGATAGATCAAACCAAAGGCATCTTTCAGTTtgtatcaaaaaacaaagaaaaacttgcccaactttgggggaaaagaaaaggcaatCGGAAGACCATGACTTACCAGAAAATGGCCAGAGCACTGAGGAATTATGGAAGGACTGGGGAAGTCATCAAAATCCGGAGAAAGTTAACTTACCAATTCAGTGAGGCCATTCTCCAAAGACTGTCTCCATCTTATTTCTTGGAAGAAGAGATCTTCTACTCACAGTGTGTTCAACCTGATCAAGGATATCTCAGTTTAAATAACTGGAATGCaaattataattatacatatGCCACTTACCATGATCTAAGTCACCCTGATTGCTAA